A single region of the Triticum dicoccoides isolate Atlit2015 ecotype Zavitan chromosome 2B, WEW_v2.0, whole genome shotgun sequence genome encodes:
- the LOC119363495 gene encoding uncharacterized protein LOC119363495, with the protein MNPCPAPASGSCRGLPDSLLRPHRSAPPTSPRHHVERNCAVYAPRLLGVALRQCSVSGGVGILSAGFHTLQASSCTKTDGPFIKSSISHYHKQEPVARTHGGGRLRLPSRPATASFLFSAAGEESLVGVPKPWSTIVKCRRRKP; encoded by the exons ATGAATCCATGCCCTGCGCCTGCCAGCGGATCGTGTCGTGGCCTCCCCGATTCGTTGCTCCGTCCGCATCG GTCGGCTCCCCCGACGTCTCCGCGTCACCACGTGGAGAGGAACTGCGCGGTCTACGCCCCTCGCCTCCTGGGCGTTGCTCTCCGCCAGTGTTCAGTGAGCGGTGGAGTAGGCATCCTCTCAGCCGGCTTCCACACGCTTCAGGCTTCATCGTGCACAAAG ACCGATG GCCCCTTCATCAAGAGTTCCATCTCTCATTATCATAAACAAGAGCCGGTGGCCAGGACACACGGCGGAGGTCGCCTGCGTCTCCCCAGTCGCCCTGCCACTGCTTCCTTCCTTTTCTCTGCAGCAGGAGAAGAAAGCCTTGTTGGGGTGCCCAAGCCATGGAGCACCATCGTCAAG TGCAGGAGAAGAAAACCCTAG